GGTACTGCTGGTCGACCACCAGACCGGCCTGCTGTCGCTGGTGCGCGATATCGACCCCGACCGCTTCAAGAACAACGTGCTGGCGCTTTCCGACCTGGCCAGGTATTTCAAGCTGCCCACCATCCTCACCACCAGCTTCGAAACCGGCCCCAACGGCCCGCTAGTGCCCGAGCTCAAGGAACAATTCCCCGATGCGCCCTACATTGCCCGCCCCGGCAACATCAATGCCTGGGACAACGAAGACTTCGTCAAGGCGGTGAAGGCCACCGGCAAGAAGCAACTGATCATCGCCGGGGTGGTCACCGAGGTTTGCGTGGCCTTCCCGGCGCTGTCGGCGCTGGAGGAGGGCTTCGATGTGTTCGTCGTCACCGACGCCTCCGGCACCTTCAACGAGTTGACCCGCGACTCGGCCTGGCGGCGCATGGAGGCTGCGGGCGCGCAACTGATGACCTGGTTCGGCGTGGCCTGCGAGCTGCACCGCGACTGGCGCAATGACATCGAGGGGCTGGGCACGCTGTTCTCCAACCACATCCCTGACTATCGCAACCTGATGACCAGC
This genomic stretch from Pseudomonas entomophila harbors:
- the ycaC gene encoding isochorismate family cysteine hydrolase YcaC, which produces MAFHYNRLDKNNAAVLLVDHQTGLLSLVRDIDPDRFKNNVLALSDLARYFKLPTILTTSFETGPNGPLVPELKEQFPDAPYIARPGNINAWDNEDFVKAVKATGKKQLIIAGVVTEVCVAFPALSALEEGFDVFVVTDASGTFNELTRDSAWRRMEAAGAQLMTWFGVACELHRDWRNDIEGLGTLFSNHIPDYRNLMTSYSKLAK